In Gottschalkia purinilytica, a single window of DNA contains:
- a CDS encoding penicillin-binding protein 1A, translating to MTQENNKSPRTEKNKSKKVKKKWGFFRVLSMVILITMIAGTGIVGGLVFGAIRNVPEIDPSNIESLLHQNSTIVDEEGNLIEKLHAEENRTIVDLDKIPKHLQNAFISIEDERFRKHFGVDVKGIMAALIADIKAGAAVRGASTITQQLAKNLYLTNEKKLTRKIKEAYIAIKMERVLTKDQILEAYLNRIYLGQGAYGVQEAAHTYFSKDVSELTLAESTLLAGVTKNPTKLSLYKLVSPNNVSKEDKVVGNVDIYGEKYTAVYNPDVISRQRLILMKMKELGYISEDEHNTALNEDVSKSLKPGAKKFTDISSYFADFVKSQVLDDLVKKAGYTKEQAQKELLTGGLKVYATVDLDLQREVESVYSNFAKNIFSGKRTSSWTVDGRGNIIDTSKSIVYYKKANILDESGSLILENGTYELTDEGLTINNRKLNIYPKSIDIKDYYTLDNRGSLITHTLGSIVLNAKDYRTLSNKEILIKNSFLNKNKDFYKIDGNKNLLINGNYFLNDGAGILQPQSATVVMDHSNGTVKAMVGGRNFEGQKILNRALAPRQPGSSMKPIAAYLPALDNGYTAATSIDDVPFYNGNGKLWPRNWYRGYKGLVSLRESVEQSINVNSVKVVEDVGTSRIKEYLQKMGIIKENESDSFVTKAENRQTNDENLSALGLGGMAKGISPLDMTAAFSSIANEGVYIKPRSYIKVEDRYGNTILDNKPSKTKVVSPQVAYVMTDVLKSTVTSGLGKKAKLDASNSRIPVAGKTGTTSDNTDLWFVGYTPYYSAAVWIGNDSPSVKVASSHSSSSAAQLWSIIMKSAHKKLPAKNFKMPNNIVRRNVCTVSGKLATDLCRQDPRGNVVRSEIFVKGTEPKDYCDMHVRVNIDTVSGMLASDKCPSSLVASRVFIKRNPPYNPSKHGGIVPDDYKYTVPTKTCDHSSHYNKKEDDNNIIDNIIDSIINNGNNDNNGSDNNNNNNNGIDVPGNNTIPNNNNGSNNGNTGGNNNGGTNGNGNSGNGGTGGNNGGGTGGNGSNPDNGNGNGNNGGSEVQIPNDGE from the coding sequence ATGACTCAAGAAAATAATAAGTCACCTAGAACTGAAAAAAATAAATCTAAAAAAGTAAAAAAGAAGTGGGGATTTTTTAGAGTTTTATCCATGGTAATACTAATTACAATGATAGCAGGAACAGGTATTGTTGGCGGACTAGTTTTTGGAGCTATTAGAAATGTTCCAGAAATAGATCCTTCTAATATAGAATCATTGTTACACCAAAACTCTACTATTGTCGATGAAGAGGGTAACTTAATAGAAAAGCTTCATGCTGAAGAAAATAGGACCATAGTGGACCTTGATAAGATTCCAAAACATCTTCAAAATGCATTTATTTCAATAGAAGATGAAAGATTTAGAAAACATTTTGGAGTTGATGTTAAAGGTATAATGGCAGCTCTCATTGCAGACATAAAGGCAGGAGCTGCTGTAAGAGGTGCTAGTACTATTACTCAGCAGTTAGCTAAAAACTTGTATTTAACTAATGAAAAAAAACTTACTAGAAAAATAAAAGAAGCTTATATTGCAATTAAGATGGAACGAGTTCTCACTAAAGATCAAATACTCGAAGCATATCTTAACAGAATCTATCTTGGTCAAGGAGCTTATGGAGTTCAAGAAGCAGCTCATACTTATTTTTCTAAAGACGTAAGTGAACTTACCCTTGCTGAAAGTACACTTTTAGCAGGTGTAACTAAAAATCCTACTAAGTTATCACTTTATAAGCTTGTAAGTCCAAATAACGTAAGTAAAGAAGATAAGGTTGTAGGAAATGTAGATATTTATGGTGAAAAGTATACCGCAGTATATAATCCTGATGTTATAAGCCGTCAAAGGCTAATTTTGATGAAGATGAAAGAACTAGGATATATATCAGAAGATGAGCATAATACAGCTCTTAATGAAGATGTTTCAAAATCTTTAAAGCCAGGTGCTAAGAAATTTACAGATATATCATCTTATTTCGCTGATTTTGTTAAAAGTCAAGTGCTTGATGATCTAGTAAAAAAAGCAGGATACACTAAAGAACAAGCACAAAAAGAACTATTGACTGGTGGTTTAAAAGTCTATGCCACTGTAGACTTAGATTTACAGCGTGAAGTAGAAAGTGTATATAGTAATTTTGCAAAAAATATTTTTAGTGGTAAAAGAACAAGTTCTTGGACTGTAGATGGCAGAGGTAATATAATTGATACAAGTAAATCAATAGTATATTATAAGAAAGCTAATATATTAGATGAGTCAGGAAGCTTGATATTAGAAAATGGAACTTATGAATTGACAGATGAAGGTTTAACTATAAACAATCGTAAGTTAAACATATACCCTAAAAGTATAGATATAAAAGACTATTATACTTTAGATAATAGAGGTAGTTTGATAACCCATACTTTGGGATCCATAGTTTTAAATGCTAAAGATTATAGAACACTATCAAATAAGGAAATTCTAATTAAAAATAGTTTTTTAAATAAAAACAAAGATTTTTATAAAATAGATGGTAATAAAAACTTATTAATTAATGGAAATTACTTTTTAAATGATGGTGCAGGAATTCTTCAACCTCAATCAGCAACCGTTGTTATGGATCATTCAAATGGAACAGTTAAAGCTATGGTTGGAGGTAGAAACTTTGAAGGCCAGAAGATTCTTAATAGAGCTTTAGCTCCAAGACAACCAGGTTCTAGTATGAAGCCTATAGCGGCATATCTTCCAGCACTTGATAATGGTTATACTGCTGCTACTTCTATAGATGACGTTCCATTTTACAATGGTAACGGAAAACTTTGGCCACGAAACTGGTATAGAGGTTATAAAGGACTAGTTTCTTTAAGGGAATCTGTTGAACAATCTATAAACGTAAACTCAGTAAAAGTTGTAGAAGATGTAGGTACTAGTCGTATTAAAGAGTATCTTCAAAAAATGGGAATAATAAAAGAAAATGAATCAGATTCTTTTGTAACAAAAGCTGAAAACCGTCAAACAAATGATGAGAACTTATCAGCACTTGGACTAGGTGGTATGGCTAAAGGAATAAGTCCTTTAGATATGACAGCAGCTTTTAGTTCAATTGCAAATGAAGGTGTATATATAAAACCTAGATCATATATAAAAGTAGAGGATAGATATGGAAATACTATTTTAGATAACAAGCCAAGTAAAACAAAGGTAGTTTCTCCTCAAGTAGCTTATGTAATGACTGATGTACTGAAATCAACAGTAACTTCAGGCTTAGGTAAAAAAGCTAAATTAGATGCTTCTAACTCAAGAATACCAGTAGCAGGTAAAACTGGTACTACTAGTGATAATACTGATCTTTGGTTTGTTGGATATACTCCTTACTATTCTGCTGCAGTGTGGATCGGTAATGACTCTCCAAGTGTCAAAGTTGCAAGTAGTCATTCCAGTTCTTCTGCTGCACAGTTATGGTCAATAATTATGAAAAGTGCTCACAAGAAGTTACCAGCTAAGAACTTTAAAATGCCAAATAATATTGTTAGAAGAAATGTATGTACAGTATCTGGCAAACTTGCTACAGACTTATGTAGACAAGACCCTAGAGGTAATGTAGTAAGAAGTGAGATATTTGTAAAAGGCACTGAGCCTAAAGATTACTGTGATATGCATGTTAGAGTAAACATAGATACAGTTAGTGGAATGCTTGCTAGTGATAAATGTCCTTCTAGCTTAGTTGCAAGCAGAGTGTTTATTAAGCGTAATCCACCATACAATCCATCTAAACACGGTGGTATAGTTCCAGATGACTATAAGTATACTGTTCCAACTAAAACATGTGACCATAGTTCACACTATAATAAAAAAGAAGATGATAATAATATCATTGACAACATTATTGATAGTATTATTAATAATGGTAATAACGACAATAATGGTAGTGACAATAATAATAACAACAATAATGGCATTGATGTTCCTGGAAATAACACTATTCCGAATAATAACAATGGTAGCAATAATGGCAACACTGGTGGTAATAATAACGGTGGTACCAATGGTAATGGTAATTCTGGAAATGGTGGCACCGGAGGCAATAATGGTGGAGGAACTGGTGGAAATGGTTCTAACCCAGATAATGGCAATGGTAATGGCAATAATGGAGGTAGTGAAGTACAGATTCCAAATGATGGTGAATAA
- a CDS encoding class I SAM-dependent methyltransferase, with protein sequence MRVTKDLIKNSYNREGTILSYIDAIEKIGLWESEKKIINKYIKKDDKILDIGCGTGRTTFGLFKSGFKSIKGLDLSENFISYAKDLAKLNNFDIEFIVGDVCKLPYVDKSFNSAIFSFNGLMQIPGRKNRVEAMKEIRRVLKENGIFIFTTHDRNIETEYKEFWKKEKTKWDQGKQDPCLIEFGDLIIKEKESSTYIHIPTREEILQDITDSGFIHIEDCYRLELANENIEVRAFSTECRFWVVER encoded by the coding sequence ATGAGAGTTACTAAGGACTTAATAAAAAATTCATATAATAGAGAAGGTACTATTTTAAGCTATATAGACGCTATAGAAAAAATAGGATTATGGGAATCTGAAAAGAAAATTATAAATAAATATATAAAAAAAGATGATAAGATTTTAGATATTGGTTGTGGTACTGGAAGAACAACCTTTGGTCTTTTTAAATCTGGTTTTAAAAGTATTAAAGGATTAGATCTGTCAGAGAATTTTATTAGCTATGCAAAAGATTTAGCTAAACTAAATAATTTTGACATAGAATTTATTGTAGGTGATGTTTGTAAATTACCTTATGTAGATAAATCTTTTAATTCTGCGATATTTTCATTTAATGGTTTAATGCAAATACCAGGGAGAAAAAATAGAGTAGAAGCTATGAAAGAAATAAGAAGAGTTTTAAAGGAAAATGGAATTTTTATATTTACTACACATGATAGAAATATAGAGACAGAATATAAAGAGTTCTGGAAAAAAGAAAAAACAAAATGGGATCAAGGTAAGCAAGATCCATGTTTAATAGAATTTGGGGATCTTATTATTAAGGAAAAAGAAAGTAGTACTTATATACATATTCCTACACGTGAAGAAATACTACAAGATATTACAGATTCAGGATTTATACATATAGAAGATTGTTATAGGCTAGAGTTAGCAAATGAAAACATAGAAGTAAGAGCATTTTCGACAGAGTGTAGATTCTGGGTAGTAGAAAGATAA
- a CDS encoding transglutaminase-like domain-containing protein, whose product MNLVIESDDITDYLKNTMIIDFQNENIIELAKYLKIGVKSEIDLIRKTYEYVRDNINHSADVEGKVVTCKASDVLREKEGICYAKSHLLAALLRGMGIPTGFCYQRLILDDDQKNYLILHGLNAIYIKKIKKWIRVDARGNKKGVDAQFSLEEEKLAFPIRKEFKEEDIPLVFVEPDANIIKALNTYETVAELFDNLPQKLEKEFIKAYSYK is encoded by the coding sequence TTGAATTTAGTAATAGAATCGGATGATATAACAGACTATTTAAAGAATACAATGATAATAGACTTTCAAAATGAAAATATTATAGAGTTAGCTAAATATTTAAAAATTGGAGTAAAGTCAGAGATTGATTTAATTAGAAAAACTTATGAATATGTAAGAGATAATATAAATCATTCAGCAGATGTAGAAGGAAAAGTTGTTACATGTAAAGCATCAGATGTACTGAGGGAAAAAGAGGGAATATGTTATGCTAAATCACATTTACTAGCTGCATTGCTAAGAGGTATGGGGATACCAACTGGATTCTGCTATCAAAGGCTCATTTTAGATGACGATCAAAAAAATTATTTGATTTTACATGGACTTAATGCTATATACATAAAGAAAATAAAAAAATGGATAAGGGTAGATGCTAGAGGAAATAAAAAAGGAGTAGATGCTCAATTTAGTTTAGAAGAGGAAAAATTAGCATTTCCCATTAGAAAAGAATTTAAAGAAGAAGATATACCATTAGTTTTTGTTGAGCCTGATGCTAATATTATTAAAGCTCTTAATACATATGAAACAGTAGCAGAATTATTTGATAATTTACCACAAAAATTAGAAAAAGAATTTATAAAAGCTTATTCTTATAAATAA
- a CDS encoding spore germination protein — MKNKRDYNEVINNLSNKMGVGKSFDVVRRDIKIAGKDSSIFFIDGFIKDDVMVWILSILQSCKKEEVLPNFLKNIISLKIPYVECNSTDDMEELEYCILSGSAVLFIEGVEEGIVIDTRTYPARGPEEPDLEKVTRGSRDGFVETIIFNTALIRRRIRDPNLRFELMKVGKRSQNDVAIGYIGDIVNSQMLDDLREKINKIDTESLLMGVKTLEEYIFGNSWNPFPQARFTERPDVAAAHMLEGHIIILVDTTPSVMILPVTIFHFTQHAEDYYQNPTIGSYIRWVRHISIFLSYILSPLWLLLVQNREFLPVWLEFIGPEKTGEISLLLQFIILEVGIDVLRIASIHTPNALTTSLGIIGALLLGEFAVKVGLFIPETILYTAIVGIGMFATPSIEFAMAVRIFRLILIVFTGLFNIYGFIAGIILLLISLFKTKSFGGVDYLWPLIPFNKRALKSILLRTPIPEVRMRPEFLKTENDETRSRDENNKR; from the coding sequence ATGAAGAATAAGAGGGACTATAATGAAGTTATAAATAATCTATCAAATAAAATGGGTGTAGGCAAAAGCTTCGACGTAGTAAGAAGAGATATTAAAATAGCAGGAAAAGATAGTTCTATTTTCTTTATAGATGGATTTATAAAAGATGATGTTATGGTCTGGATTTTATCTATACTTCAAAGTTGTAAAAAAGAGGAAGTACTTCCTAACTTCCTCAAAAATATAATATCTCTAAAAATTCCTTATGTAGAGTGCAACTCTACTGATGATATGGAAGAATTAGAATATTGTATTTTATCAGGATCTGCTGTACTTTTTATTGAAGGTGTAGAAGAAGGCATAGTAATTGATACTAGAACATATCCAGCTAGGGGTCCAGAAGAGCCCGATTTAGAAAAGGTAACTAGAGGATCTAGAGATGGATTTGTTGAAACTATAATATTCAATACAGCTTTAATTAGAAGAAGAATTAGAGATCCAAATCTTAGATTTGAGCTTATGAAAGTAGGTAAAAGATCACAAAATGATGTAGCAATAGGATATATAGGAGATATTGTTAACTCACAGATGTTAGACGATTTACGAGAAAAGATAAATAAAATTGATACAGAATCATTACTAATGGGAGTAAAAACACTAGAAGAATATATATTCGGAAATAGCTGGAATCCTTTTCCTCAAGCTAGATTTACAGAAAGACCAGATGTAGCTGCTGCTCATATGTTAGAAGGTCATATTATTATTTTAGTTGATACTACTCCAAGTGTTATGATTTTACCTGTTACTATATTCCATTTTACACAACACGCAGAAGACTATTATCAAAATCCCACTATTGGAAGTTATATAAGATGGGTAAGACATATATCTATATTCCTATCATATATATTATCCCCATTATGGCTATTATTAGTTCAAAATAGAGAGTTTCTACCAGTATGGCTGGAATTTATTGGTCCAGAAAAAACAGGAGAGATAAGTCTATTATTACAATTTATAATTTTAGAAGTAGGTATAGATGTTTTGAGAATAGCGTCCATTCATACACCTAATGCACTTACAACCTCATTAGGTATTATAGGTGCACTTTTGCTAGGAGAGTTTGCTGTAAAGGTAGGATTATTTATTCCTGAGACCATATTATATACAGCAATTGTAGGAATAGGGATGTTTGCTACTCCTAGTATTGAGTTTGCTATGGCTGTTAGGATATTCAGACTAATCTTAATAGTATTTACAGGACTATTTAACATATACGGGTTTATAGCAGGAATTATATTGCTTTTAATATCACTATTTAAAACTAAGTCTTTTGGTGGGGTAGATTACTTATGGCCACTCATTCCTTTTAACAAGAGAGCTTTAAAGTCTATTTTATTAAGAACTCCTATTCCTGAAGTTAGAATGAGGCCAGAATTTTTAAAAACTGAAAATGATGAGACTCGAAGTAGAGACGAAAACAATAAACGATAA
- a CDS encoding stage V sporulation protein AE codes for MKREIILVTDGDSIAQKAVEKAALNVGGRCISRSAGNPTPLTGSTIVELIKKAKYDPVLVMVDDIGDPGFGKGEQALKDIMEHSDMEILGVIAVASNTEEIEGIEVDFSINCMCEIVENAVDKNGLETDSKILYGDTVDIINYIQERPLVVGIGDIGKMQGKDRICEGAPVLTKAIKEILNRSDHKKNEE; via the coding sequence ATGAAAAGAGAAATTATTTTAGTAACAGATGGGGATTCAATAGCCCAAAAAGCTGTAGAAAAAGCTGCTTTAAATGTTGGAGGAAGATGTATTTCAAGATCAGCAGGTAATCCTACACCTTTAACAGGAAGTACGATTGTAGAACTTATAAAGAAAGCAAAATATGATCCTGTACTTGTTATGGTAGACGATATAGGTGACCCTGGATTCGGAAAAGGAGAGCAGGCTCTAAAAGATATAATGGAGCACTCAGATATGGAAATACTAGGAGTTATTGCTGTTGCATCAAATACAGAAGAAATAGAGGGTATAGAAGTTGACTTTTCTATTAACTGTATGTGTGAAATAGTAGAAAATGCTGTTGATAAAAATGGATTAGAGACTGATAGTAAAATATTATATGGAGATACAGTAGATATTATTAACTATATACAGGAAAGACCATTAGTTGTTGGAATTGGTGATATAGGAAAAATGCAAGGTAAAGATAGAATTTGTGAAGGGGCTCCTGTTCTTACAAAGGCAATAAAGGAAATTTTGAATAGGAGCGATCATAAAAAAAATGAAGAATAA
- the spoVAE gene encoding stage V sporulation protein AE: MLIEFLKAFLVGGLICVIGQILLDNTKLNPAHILVIFVTSGVILTALGIYEPLVKFAGAGATVPLPGFGYSLAKGAIEAVRKDGIIGAFTGGIQATAAGVAAATFFGYIMSVIFNPKTKQ, translated from the coding sequence ATGCTTATAGAATTTTTAAAAGCTTTTTTAGTTGGAGGATTAATATGTGTTATTGGTCAAATATTACTTGATAACACAAAGTTGAATCCAGCTCATATATTAGTCATATTCGTAACTTCAGGAGTTATATTAACTGCATTAGGAATATATGAACCTTTAGTAAAGTTTGCAGGTGCTGGAGCCACAGTTCCGCTACCTGGATTTGGATACTCATTAGCTAAAGGTGCTATAGAGGCAGTTAGAAAGGATGGAATAATAGGAGCTTTTACAGGAGGAATTCAAGCTACGGCTGCTGGAGTTGCAGCTGCAACTTTCTTTGGATATATAATGTCCGTTATATTTAATCCTAAAACTAAGCAATAG
- the spoVAD gene encoding stage V sporulation protein AD, whose protein sequence is MAQKKLGKQTVKLENPPSIISTYCIVGPKEGEGPLKDYFDLILEDDLWGEESWEKSESKIQNETIRSAISDAKITENDVDYLFAGDLLNQIISSAYSARQLQIPFFGLYGACSTMSESLSLGAMIVDGGYADYTVCATSSHFSSAERQYRYPLEHGNQRTPTAQWTVTGAGAVVLSSNGNGPYVTHVTTGKVIDLGIKDANNMGPAMAPAAVDTIVQHFKDTGFRVKDYDLIITGDLGILGAEIAEELIAKEGYDISQIYTDCGIEIFDNEKQDTHLGGSGCGCSASVFAGYVFKEIKARNLNRVLLVSTGALHSPVGIQQGETIPGIAHAITISNSK, encoded by the coding sequence TTGGCACAAAAAAAATTAGGCAAGCAAACAGTGAAATTAGAAAATCCCCCATCAATCATATCTACTTATTGTATAGTTGGTCCTAAAGAAGGAGAGGGACCTTTAAAAGATTATTTTGATCTTATATTAGAAGATGATTTATGGGGAGAAGAAAGCTGGGAGAAAAGTGAATCAAAAATACAAAATGAAACTATCAGAAGCGCTATATCAGATGCTAAAATTACAGAAAATGATGTGGATTATTTATTTGCAGGAGATTTGTTAAATCAAATAATATCTTCAGCATATTCTGCTAGACAGTTACAAATACCTTTTTTTGGTCTATATGGAGCATGCTCAACTATGTCAGAATCTCTTAGTCTAGGTGCTATGATAGTAGATGGAGGGTATGCTGATTATACAGTGTGTGCTACATCTAGTCATTTCAGTAGTGCTGAAAGACAATATAGATATCCTTTAGAGCATGGTAATCAAAGAACACCTACTGCACAATGGACAGTTACAGGAGCAGGGGCAGTAGTATTATCTTCTAATGGAAATGGTCCTTATGTAACTCATGTAACTACTGGTAAAGTAATAGATTTAGGAATAAAAGATGCAAATAATATGGGACCGGCTATGGCACCTGCTGCTGTAGATACCATTGTACAACACTTTAAGGATACTGGATTTAGAGTTAAAGACTATGATCTTATAATAACAGGAGATTTAGGAATATTGGGAGCAGAAATAGCTGAAGAGTTAATAGCGAAAGAAGGATATGATATATCTCAAATTTATACAGATTGTGGTATAGAAATATTTGATAATGAAAAGCAAGATACACATTTAGGAGGAAGTGGATGTGGCTGTTCTGCATCTGTATTTGCTGGATATGTTTTTAAAGAAATTAAAGCTAGAAATTTAAATAGAGTATTATTAGTTTCAACAGGAGCTCTTCACTCACCAGTAGGAATTCAACAAGGAGAAACTATACCTGGTATAGCACATGCTATAACTATAAGTAATAGTAAATAG
- the spoVAC gene encoding stage V sporulation protein AC — protein MDNLNNKDYQKYVDKKTPKPNYIKNIIWAFLVGGLICVIGQIITNYFESVGLGKEQVASSTSMLLVFLGAFLTGIGVYDKLTKKGGAGAIVPITGFANSIVSPAMEYKKEGFVLGVAAKMFTIAGPVLVYGYGSSILVGLIYLLLKR, from the coding sequence ATGGATAATTTAAATAATAAAGATTATCAAAAATATGTTGATAAAAAAACTCCAAAACCAAACTATATAAAAAATATTATATGGGCTTTTTTAGTTGGAGGATTAATATGTGTTATTGGTCAAATTATAACTAACTATTTTGAAAGTGTTGGACTAGGTAAAGAACAAGTTGCATCTTCAACTTCTATGCTTCTTGTATTTTTAGGAGCTTTTCTAACTGGGATAGGAGTCTATGATAAACTAACAAAAAAAGGAGGAGCTGGAGCGATAGTACCTATAACTGGATTTGCAAACTCTATAGTATCTCCTGCTATGGAATATAAAAAAGAGGGATTTGTATTAGGGGTTGCAGCCAAAATGTTTACTATAGCAGGTCCAGTTCTTGTTTATGGATATGGAAGCTCTATACTAGTAGGGCTTATATACTTACTTTTAAAGAGATAA
- a CDS encoding stage V sporulation protein AB: protein MIKAILIIIISISGGAVVGSAAAAFLTVLDVIPRLSQISKTQGYVKLYGLVISVSITLITFLTLTNFTLNISQIVKLLVIPMGFLFGMFVGLLASALAEVLNVIPVLVKKLKISDNHIKILLISTALGKMIGSLVEWIFLNGK from the coding sequence TTGATTAAAGCTATACTTATTATAATAATATCAATATCCGGAGGAGCTGTAGTAGGAAGCGCAGCGGCAGCATTTTTAACAGTATTAGATGTTATACCTAGACTTTCACAAATAAGCAAAACTCAAGGATATGTCAAATTATATGGATTGGTAATTAGTGTATCTATAACTTTGATAACATTTTTGACACTAACAAATTTTACATTAAATATAAGTCAAATAGTTAAACTTTTAGTAATTCCTATGGGTTTCCTATTTGGCATGTTTGTAGGTCTTCTTGCATCAGCTTTAGCTGAAGTTCTAAATGTAATACCTGTTTTAGTAAAAAAATTGAAGATAAGTGATAATCATATAAAAATACTACTTATATCAACAGCTCTAGGAAAGATGATAGGCTCACTTGTAGAGTGGATATTCTTAAATGGCAAATAA